The DNA segment CGGATGCGGGCTATCAGGCATTGGGCATCGTCTCCGGTTCCATCAAGCATGATCAGGAATTCATCGCCGCCCCATCTCGCCAGCATGTCCGAAGGACGGATATTTCGGGCAATGGTTTCCGCCACGGTTCTGAGGACGGTGTCTCCTGCTATATGGCCCTGCTGATCATTGATTTTTTTGAAATCATCCAGGTCAACGATGATGATGGAAAAGGACGTTCCATAGCGGTCAGCCTTGTACGCGGCAATTTCAAAGCGCTCTTCCAGTGCCCGTCTGTTGGCCACACCGGTCAATGGGTCTGTCTTGGCCATGCGTTCCAGTCTGGATTGGAAGTGGTTGATGGTGATCACGCAGAGGATAATGATCAGCAGAGAGGCTCCGAACCCCACGGCGAGAGTGCGAACAAGGTTGTTTCGAGCTGTGACCAAGGCTGTACTCTCATCCTGCTCAACGATGAGGAACCATTTGAAATCAGGGATATAGATGGATGAAAGCAGGGTATGTTTCCCATCCCAGTCATATTCGAAATTTTTGGCTTCGATGGACGGAGTGAGGATGGCTGGTGCCAGATTACGGATTCCTCCCGCTTTGGTTATGTAAAATTTTTCGATGAGTTCCTTGTTGGGGTGGACCATGATGAGGCCATCCTGATCAACGAGGTAGACATTGCGGTCATACTGTTTTCTGGCTTCGGCGAGCAAAGCGATGGCCTTGTCCATATTGACGCCGACACCAGCGACACCGAGCAATCTTCCCTTCTCATCTTCCACGCGGAAGTTGACAAATATTGTCATCTTGCCTTGCTCGGCCTCATTGGTATCCACATCCAGATTGTATTCCTTGCCGGATCTGGCAAAGGC comes from the Pseudodesulfovibrio piezophilus C1TLV30 genome and includes:
- a CDS encoding sensor domain-containing diguanylate cyclase, yielding MSIKTKLLTALSVILIGSFVVTSFVNYTVTREAVREELLNSSLPLTGKNIYSEIHAAMLRPILVSSSMANDAFLKGWINSGESDETAVVRYLNEIKQKYGFLTTFFVSAATDNYYYQGGILKKIGARDPHDVWFYAFARSGKEYNLDVDTNEAEQGKMTIFVNFRVEDEKGRLLGVAGVGVNMDKAIALLAEARKQYDRNVYLVDQDGLIMVHPNKELIEKFYITKAGGIRNLAPAILTPSIEAKNFEYDWDGKHTLLSSIYIPDFKWFLIVEQDESTALVTARNNLVRTLAVGFGASLLIIILCVITINHFQSRLERMAKTDPLTGVANRRALEERFEIAAYKADRYGTSFSIIIVDLDDFKKINDQQGHIAGDTVLRTVAETIARNIRPSDMLARWGGDEFLIMLDGTGDDAQCLIARIRQEMTDSSHETVISFSCGIARYEEADDLGSLTDRADRAMYQAKGKGGDCVMAG